One Terriglobales bacterium genomic window, CGATCTGCTCGATGTCTTCTTCGCCATCCACGACCCCACCACACCCGACCGCCAGGGCAACGACGTGGGCACGCAGTACCGCTCCGTCATCTTCTACACCAGCGAGGAGCAGCGCCGCACCGCCGAGGAGAAGATCCGCGGGCTCACCGCCGCGCGCGCCTTCCCCGACCCCATCGTCACCGCGCTCGAGCCCGCCTCGACCTTCTACCAGGCCGAGGACTACCACCAGGAGTACTTCGCCAACAACCCGCGCCAGCCCTACTGCCAGTTCATTGTGGCCCCCAAGGTGCGCAAGTTCCTGGAGAAGTTTGGGGACAAACAGAAGCCTGCGGTAAGTTAGCGGCTCAGTGGGTTGCAGGCCGACGACCGAAGGCCGACGACCGAAGGCGAACCAGCGGCTAGTTCAGGTCGGGCAGGAATGCCGGCAGGATCCCCTCGTACGTCACCTTGGCCTGGCCCAGGCTGAGCACCACGCGCGCCGAGAGCGCGCGCTCCGCCTGCAGGCAGCGGTTGCACAGGCAGGCGTACTCGAGCACCACACCAGGCTCGCGCTCGGCGCGCACCGTCAGGACGTGCCGCACCGTGGTCTGGCAGATGGCGCACCGCCCCCCGCCCTGGCGCTGGAAGCGCAGCTCGGCATAG contains:
- the msrA gene encoding peptide-methionine (S)-S-oxide reductase MsrA, which encodes MSMPDLETAVLGGGCFWCLEAVFDRVRGVISVESGYMGGHVDRPSYRQVCSGETGHAEVVRIAFDPAQITFFDLLDVFFAIHDPTTPDRQGNDVGTQYRSVIFYTSEEQRRTAEEKIRGLTAARAFPDPIVTALEPASTFYQAEDYHQEYFANNPRQPYCQFIVAPKVRKFLEKFGDKQKPAVS